The following nucleotide sequence is from Diospyros lotus cultivar Yz01 chromosome 3, ASM1463336v1, whole genome shotgun sequence.
TTCATGTGGGAGATTCATCCCAAAATGTTTTATACATGtacattgaattttgtgcgataaattgtgtacattgaaatgttattttcatgatgcatcgAATCATGGCATGTGTCATTGGCATGCTTGTGTGTTGTCCCtgtgggatgtgggttgtcaacttgtgtgtggcacttgagtgataacaCTCGGGATGCACGCCaagaattaatattatgtgaCCTACTTAGGAcagggctgagacggacttcaccctatggtactcaagtggtGGGACTGAGAGTTGACACCACCCCGAATGTTGGCTCTAGTAACAGGGTTGAGAGTgaacaccaccccaggttcctttgagaaatagcattattGTCTAAGTGGGCGTTGATTCTGGGGATAGtattgatcatcttgtggccagAGTTTTGTTAAAATCCGAAATGTTTTTGAGTGgaagcgtaatgcctaacatgaTATGGGGGTAATATTCGGGTTCATGcattgaggttgtccctcttaagtatgattgtgttatgccaatgtatCAATtaggttgtgttgcctttagagagattgcattttttttcGGTTATGGTTAAGtactatgtgggattctcttagactGGATCATGTTGGGATATGTCGGTTTTGCTTCATGGCcttgcatatattcataaaaatgtatttgaactcttacttagatgattcagcatctaatttgaacTGTGttcctgaaatattcaaatgttccaggtgaaagtagcGACGCTAAAGGAAAAtaggttatcgagatgtagtcgTCATTTACGTTGGTGATCTTTACCTTATATTTTGTCTATGTTAGAAGTGTTTAGTAGTTGTTGTTAAGAGATGAGTCTCTAtgtattatgttttgaaaatgtcaTGTCAAATGATGATTCAATttctatgttataaataaagtaaatttgGTTATGTGAAATTTGAGTTTTCGATTCTATTTCTGTTGACGTGATGATATTACtagttttaacttatttttttaaattaatatgctGAAATAATAGATTGGGATTGTCTGGATTTAATTTACGTGGAATATAAGTTGAATGtttgttaacaaaaaaaatatcctCGAAATCTCGAATTAAGGCTTGCTTAGAAAAAATAAGGCATTACATTAATCTCTCCTGCATTTTTCAAGTTTGTttttaagaagaaaatatgtaaaagtgaaaaggacaagaaaaaaatttaaaaattgaggTGCATGtgtattttatctttaaatttttttaaatatttctaagaaaaaaaatgtaaaggcaaaaagaacaagaaaaagagagaaaattgaggtacacgtttatattttatttaaaaaattaaaattaataattactacaGGATAGGATGCTTTCATTAAATGGacaaaattttttttgattCTGTTCATAATAAATCATTAGATTAAAATTAAGACTTGCATAAGTAATGTTAATGAGCACTTAAATTGAATCTATAGATAAATTTGCTGGGGGAGGGAGTGTGATTGGAGGGATAAAGAGGGGATGTtgtgagagagaaaaggggCTCCACAAGCATAGCCTAGCGATTAGGGACGAACATGTCTTGAGAGGTTTGGACTGTAGTTGGTAAGAGGTCCTGTGTTCGATACTTGATCATTGAATTGCGTGATTAACCTCCTCTCTTTATATGTGAGGTCAGTAAAAAAGAATCCTTAAGTTAGAGATTTAgcttttgagagaaaaagaaagggagggaaaatTTTGCATAAGGGAGTGTGTAAGTGTGCCAAAAGAGAGCATTGAGAGAGTGAGAAAAGagggaaggaaaaataaatctaCCAAATATACTCTTTCATGTCACTGCTATTCATCTACAGCGAGGATGAATAGTAATACTCCGTGTGATTGGGGCCAATgtttcttttctattatttgATGGATAAGCCAAATGAAAATGGggtataacttgaaaacaaaaaaaaattaaaaaaaaagggagatatctacattttaaagaGCTTAAGAGAAAAAAGGGTACAATTTTAGGAAAAGGACTCATTACTTGCTGAGTCAATTCTATGAATTGACAATTAATTACTAacttcttttaattaaaaatagtacataaaaataaaaataataaaataatattggaATACTAGTTAAAGGTGTATTGCATATatgtttttacattttattatattcaatgatttaaaaattaaaaataatatataataaatacatatatacattaacaaatatttttaagacaCTTATTAACATTATTATCTAAAATAACACGacactaacaaaattaaataaagatttgGTCGGGGAGATAGAAAAAAGGAGACGCCCACCCAACCCACCACTTTTAAGCCCAAGTGCCATGATGCCGATTGCCGTGCCATGTGCGGTGTGTCATCtgattttcccattttccttttatctttttatcatttataaatCAAGAAAAGGCTGACAGCCTGTGGTGTCCAAAGGTTAAagtaacattaaaaaaaatatttcagagatgtttttatattttttaaaatataaaaatacgtgagttgaaaattatttttattctacgatttaaaaacaaaagtaattttGTCTCTTATCTCAACAATCACGTTAAATACagaattaatttgtatttatgtttatttaaataaataataaaatttatatttgtctttaattgaataattattttttatattaaaaattatattaaaaaatcattattttttttaattatacatttcttctgcatttttatttttaattttttaaatattattttcttatttcctttttgTATGGTATCTATTTATCCATTTGGTCGGGCCCACAACTACTACAAAGTGATTGAACATGAATGACCAACAAAGTTAAGTCGCAGTCACGcgtgtttcttactttttcataATTACTTTTTATGTCATGTATTTTGACATAAATATAATGCTTTGATTAGAGTCAaagatattaattattttatattttgtttagaaaatttattaagttgataaatttattaaaatagcaagttaattagattaataattattcaacTTTATATTCTGTtactatttaattattgaactttgaaatgttatatgttagtcactaatatttcaaaattgttattatttaatcattaaactttaaaatgttacttgttagtcattaatatttcaaaatcatttttcattcGTCACTCATGAACTTAAAATTCAGTAGCTAACGAGTGATGAGTAAgaaacgattttgaaatattaatgactaacatgtaatattttaaaatttagtgactaaataataataattttgaaatattaataattaatatataatattttaaaaattagtgactaaacaataataaaatataaaattagatgattattgatgtaattaattCGTAAAATAATGAAAGTTATGATTGTtcgaaattaattattaaaatttattaaattccagTGAAATTTAAAAACCTCAGTGTCAGTGGGCTCCCACTTTTTCCTATGGAGTTattattttaactctaattGAATGATTTAACATAGATTTGACATTTGATTGTCATTATGGGACATTTGATTATGCCTATAGAAGTGAAGTCGAATAAGTAACCTTTTGTTTGACTTTAATTGTAGATAGTGCCAATGCTGATATGTCGCTcgtgaattttatataaattaatgaaaaaatgtCACGTCtgttattttaaagttaatggtGCCAAAAAACATAACAATCTCATGTTTGTATATTATTATAGAGTGGGGGCTACATAATTAAAGAGGACTCAAGATTGTGAGTCACACCATTCGTGTACAACTGTACTTATCAGTCTTAATTATCAttactaaattaataaaataaatattacctCTAATCTTAATGTCAAGTTACTTTATTTAATGGTGCTGTGACATGTATTCATTGTTTGGAACCTTTTGGTTTTAGCTATTGCATACTAAACCGGACACATCAAAAGTTACGATGgtgatatatataattaactatACTACTAAATGTATATGCTATtgcttaaattttttcttttaatttaaaaaccaACCTCAAATTGTCCACACACGTGGCACAATTAAGACCGTACGTTTGGCAATAATCTTTGATATTGTCAGAAACttaaattacaacaaaaaaggaaatagaagattgtgtttaataaatatacttatttttagataaggtttattatttttatttttaaaaattattaattaataaaatattataaaacgtaattcatttattacctttatatatttttttaaaagaagtgCACTTAttgaatcaataaaaaattattttaaaattaaaaaaattatatttattaaaacttaATCATTACCGAcgttactttaaaatttttttctttctagagATATTAAaggaatatatttattaattttgaaaactatttatatagaaacaaaaaataaacagaAACATCAAATATATTACCGACGAATACACTTAAATTTCAATACACTCTTAATGATTGGTATAATATgttacaatataatatatttatattaattaataaaattatttaaatattaaaaatatatatatacaaatataggGGTAAATTAAATCCAATCCGTTAATGATGCATCAATGGGTTCATTTGTCTTTTCCTTTATGTCTGTACTTGGAGTTGGTGATATTTTAGTGcgaaaaataatgatatttttataagtaatattaattattgtttttaaagataataattATGACATAATGAATGATGCATCAATGGGTGTGCAAGCACTTGAAGAATGGTTTGACTGTTGGTTGGTGCATGCACTTGAAGAATGGTTCGACTGTCGGCCTCCACTTGGTTGTTGAAAATTCATCACACTTAATGTTggaatttaatatttgaagcTTAACTCAAttactataattaatttaattttttttattaagttagaTAAATTAAGCTTCaacttaatttattataaatacataataataatattaagttaGAATTTTAGGTTAATCGCATTTAATAACAATATTACTTTTAAGACATGAACTTGTAATAATTCCTAATGACCCTCTCTAATTGTGGATCGTATGCCACCCACACCTATTCTAAGTCTAGTAACCTATTCTAAGTCAAGTAATTACCAACCCTACTTATTTAACTGCCCAATAAGATGGCTATTTCTagatcaaaaaaaaataatattatttatttaaattaaagacGGAGGTGACACATTTTTATTAGGTAATGAAAAAGTGTCACCTAAATTAGATGAACAGCAGTACTAAaaaaaaactctataaataagccattTAAACCTAAAAATCTGCACAGAAATTGACCAAAATGCCCTTGACAGCAGGACTCTATAAATGGCCCAACTTATAAAGTGGACTCATTTGGGTATTTATTAGGGGCAAACTGAAGCCCAACACGTCTTTTCCTTGATGGAATGCCTTAGGCCCAATTAcacttttttaaataatttgagccTATTTTAACCTAAAAACAACGCTTTTAATTCTTGTCGGGTCCAATGTTTGGTCCAAttcatctttttcctttttttttttttctaaattgaattcacattctcaaaaacactttaaatttttaagtacAATTTCCCTTTGTAATTCCTTTTTTGAGAGGGAAGTAGTTGGCAAGGGTCcaattcatcttcttctttttttttttttagaggaaATTTACTCCTCACCACGTCATTATTGCACTATCCAAATCGTCTTTGAACACAATATTATGGGAAACCCCGAACCCAAGCTATCAATATACAAACCTGATTGATTTTGCTTAAaccattcaaattcaaattcaaattctaattctaattctaattgGAGTTAACACTAACATTGGAAATAGAAACTTCTAAAACAGGCAAATTCTAATTTGACTAGATTTGGGTTTAGTTTCCTTTTTTAACTGGGAATTAGATTCATGCAATGtaaaaaccctataaataaatacagaTGCATATATTTGGTTGGAGAGGCCATCACAAATTCACAATTACTACAGCTTTCAACATTAACAATCCACAAAAATCATTCCTTCCTTCTTTTACATTACATTACGTACCAACCATGCAGTTTCTTCGCTCCAATCTAAGCGAAGACCCACCAAATTCATCTAATGATACAACCTGCTCCATTATGTCTCTCCCTTTTGACTTGCTGCTCGAAGCATTGGGTCGAGTTGCCTCCTCTTCCTTCACCGACCTCTTTACGATCAAACAATGGTCAGTTAAAAGTTTCATTacttatctttaattaattattattattgggtCGACTAccttaattagtttttatatatatttactgatTAATTAGCCTTTACGTACTTTGTTAGTTGCAAAGACCTTCGTCGAGCAGCCGAAGATGAATATGTTCTTGAACGTATTTCGATTGAAAAAATCCCTCTAATCCATGAATGGTTGAAACATGAAGAAGCTTCTTTGTTCTTCAAGCGGTGCTTGGAGAGTGGTAATCCAGAAGCTCTTTACCGTCAAGGGATGGTAATCAATtccttttcatttaattatattttattcaacatatttaattattattaataaacgTACGTATtgaattaatttgagttttACGATCATTATTGCGCGCAACAACCAGGTTGAGTATTTCACCTTTCTAAAAGTGGAATCGGGGCTTGACCATTTAAAAACAGCCATGCAAAAGGGACACGTGGAGGCTTCCTACGTCTATGGCATGATCCTATTTTGCTCGGGTGGAGAGTGGAGTTTGCAGGGCCTCCAAATTTTGACCACCTTGGTAATTGGTAATATCCCAAAATGCCGAGAAAGAATTAATAAGATGATGCGAGCAATGTGGGTTAACAATATTAATGTTGTTGTGCCACGGCAATCTCGATTTTGCAACCATGAAGAGGAGGAGGGTAACATTAGACTAACAGTAACGTGGGATGGCTACGAACAAGTGATGGATGTAGATTGCGAGGCTTGTCGATGGAGCAGGGAAGCCAAATTGTTTTGTAACATGTTATCTCGTTAAAagctatatataatattgtacCTTGTAATACAATTCACTATTTAATTtgtatgttttaaatatttattgaaatagttttattttttctcaatgtATGAGTGAAATTGTGTTAACTCGtaattagattaattaatttttagtgaaATTAGTAATGTGGTCAACACACAttagtaataattaaaaaaaatacaataaattagcatctaacataaaaaatagtacATACGCTTAAGCCAACTAATAACAAGCTGActaaattactaattaattaactaaaaatcctttttattttatgaagtcAACGTTCTTCTTTGCTCAACGAAGTCAATGGGGGGGTGCGTTTGCACATTTTTAGGATCTCTCACGTTCATAGGTTTAGGAAAGATTAGTTCTGTGATGCTGTCAAAATTGACAACATTCGCCACTtgtccttctctctctctggtgGGTAATAATTAAGTCAATTggtgattattaattaatgataattaaattgatctcttttgttataaattaaatttatttgacataaaATTTAAGCACATTTGTAActaaatttgtttattaatcatttaaaatattaattattttgagagatattttttaaataaataatactatttATCTAGACTTAGATCTCCAGtctagtt
It contains:
- the LOC127798289 gene encoding putative F-box protein At1g67623; translation: MQFLRSNLSEDPPNSSNDTTCSIMSLPFDLLLEALGRVASSSFTDLFTIKQCCKDLRRAAEDEYVLERISIEKIPLIHEWLKHEEASLFFKRCLESGNPEALYRQGMVEYFTFLKVESGLDHLKTAMQKGHVEASYVYGMILFCSGGEWSLQGLQILTTLVIGNIPKCRERINKMMRAMWVNNINVVVPRQSRFCNHEEEEGNIRLTVTWDGYEQVMDVDCEACRWSREAKLFCNMLSR